Sequence from the Segatella copri genome:
ATCGTTGTTGCCCAAGCTGTTGATGATGACACCGGTACCGAATACGTTGGTCATCAGACTGTTGAACATATAGGTGGTATAGGCCTGGTAGGCAGAGAAGTTCTGGTTGCCCGGATTACCCACAGAGGCACGCAGTTTGAGCATCTGGAAAATGCCGTTCTCCTGCATCCACTCTTCGTTGTGGATATTCCAACCCAGACCTACTGACCAGGTGGTACGGAACCGGTTGTCGGTGCCAAACATTGAGGCACCATCGTTGCGCAGGTTGAAGTCCAGCAGATAGCGGTTGTCGTAGGCATAGCCACCGTTCAGATAGAAACTGGAGGCATGCTTGATGTTTTCGCTGTAGCTTGGTTTGCCGCCTGTAGGGTAGTTGTTGGCAAAGGATGGGGCATCAAACTGGTCGTCGGTAAAACCGGTGGCTGAGTAGCCATTGGTCTTGCTGGTGGTATTGCTGAAGTTGAAACCCAATACGGCGTTTATCTGATGCTTCTCTGCTATCAGCTTGCCGTAGGTGGCAGAAAGGTCGCCTTCGTAGTAGAGATATTTCTGCAGGCTGTGCTTGAACAGTCCCTTCTGGGTTGCTTCCTGGTCATCGAAATCGGTATGCTCTGGCGAGAGGCGCTGATCCTGGGTATCATCATACTTGGTGATACCGAACTTGCCACGCACACGGAGATCATCTGTAGCAAACCATTCGGCGATGAAGTTGTTGGTAAAGCCGAAACGCTGTCCCTTGTCGTAGTTGTTGAGATGCGCATTCCAGAGTGGGTTTGATACAGGGTTGTCATTCAGCCCCTCTTCCGGATAGTAAAGATACTTGTTGATCTTGCCGTCGGCACCATACTTTCTGTAATATGGGTTGGCATAGGCATATTCCGAGAAACTAACGGTCGGGTTGTTGGTCTCCAGATAGTCGATGGAGAGTTTGTTACTGAACTGGAATTTGCCGGTGCGGTAAATCAGGTCGAGGTTTCCGCCCAGAGTCTGGCGGTCTGAGCCCTTCATCACGCCGTTCACCTGTCCAAAGTTAAGTCCCAGTCCGTATCTCACGTTGCCTTCTCCACCTTCGGCATATACGTTGTGCTTATGGGTGAATCCGGTGCGCAGAGGCACACTGAGCCAGTAGGTATCTACGCCCTGCTCGATATCGCGCAGACGGGAATTGTAGAGATTATCCAACTTGATCTGGTTGAACGGATCATTGGTATTGTCCTTGTATACGCCTGCCAGTTTTTCGAACTCCAACTTTTCGCGGGAGTTCATCAGATTGTAGTCTGAAAGGTCAGCGAAATCCAGACTGTAGTCGCCCTTATATGAAATCTGCAGCTTACCCTTTACCGGTGCTTTGGTCTCGATAACAACCACACCGTTGGCAGCTTTTGAACCATAGATGGCTGTAGATGCGGCATCCTTGAGCAGCGTAACCGATGCTACGCGGTTCATGTTGAGGTTCATCACGGTTTCCAGGGTTGTTTCGAAGCCATCCAGAATAAAGAGCGGCTGGTTAGGGTCGGAACCGTATTCCTCCTTCAGTCCCGCCACGCTCGACTTGCCACGGATTTCCACGTCAGGCATCTTGTTAGGGTTAGATCCTGAGAGTGCGTTGTCCATAATCTTGAAAGATGGATCCAGGGTCTTCAGACTTTGGAGCACGTTCTGTGCACCTACGCTCTTGAGTTCATCGCCCTTGAAGGTAGCCGAAGAACCTGTAAAGCTTTCCTTCTTGCGTCGGTACACACCTGTAACCACCACATCCTTGATACTCTGGGCTTCAGATTTCATCATGATGCGGGCAAAGTCGCTATGGTTACTGCCTGTAAATCGGATTATTGTCTTTTTATAGCCGATGAAGGAGAGTACGATGTTGCACTCTTTCCTGACAGGCAGTTCGAAGTGTCCGTCGATGTCTGTCGTTACGGCGTTGGTTGTACCTTCGATAGCTACGGTTACACCAATCATGGGTTCATGGTCCCCGCTATCGAAAACTTTTCCCTCTATCACTCCTTGCTTGACAGTAATTTCTGTTTGGGCTGCTGTGTTCCCATTCACATTCTGTGCCTGTATCGAGGCAAGGGATGGAGGGGTGAGGCAACAACCTAGCAAAATCCAGCGGCAAGCGCTAGGGGTAAATTGATTTTTTTGCATAAAGTTTATTGGCTCTTCGCAAATTTTGGTGCACATAATGCCCAACTGCAGAATTCTTTAAGAAAGTTTTACATAAAATGTTAGCGATTGTCCGACAAAAAATGTAAGTTTATTAGTGTTCAAAAAATAAGACTTACAATGGAGACAATCGCTAACATTTGCAAAGGTACAGAAAATTTAGGAAACAACCAAACGGATTTAAAATTAAATGCTTTTGAAGTGGGAGAAAACCTCGTTGCTTTCCTCATCCCCCACTTTGCTAATTTCGTTATAATCAACTATACCATCACAGAGGATGAAGTGGCACTGACGCTAAAAAGCAAGTCTACTTGCGCTTGCTGTGATCGTTGCCATATCGAGACACATCATACCCGTGGCTGGCAAAAAAGGAAAGTAACCATGCCTCCGCTCGGTGGAAAACGTTTTACACTGATTTTGTATATGCGTAAATTTCACTGTAAGGCCGATGGTCATTTCTTTACAGAGCAACAGCCCGATTGGCTCAACAAGTATGCTAGATTTTCCATTGACTGTACAAGACTAATGAACCAAGTGCACTTACAGATGTCATCAGTCTCAGCTTCCAGAATATTGTCGGATATGGGAATACATTGCTGCCCCAACACATGTATCAATCATCTCAAGAATATAAAACTAGCTTCAGATAGGACGGCAACCAACATTGGTATAGACGATTTTGCTAAAAGGAAA
This genomic interval carries:
- a CDS encoding SusC/RagA family TonB-linked outer membrane protein: MQKNQFTPSACRWILLGCCLTPPSLASIQAQNVNGNTAAQTEITVKQGVIEGKVFDSGDHEPMIGVTVAIEGTTNAVTTDIDGHFELPVRKECNIVLSFIGYKKTIIRFTGSNHSDFARIMMKSEAQSIKDVVVTGVYRRKKESFTGSSATFKGDELKSVGAQNVLQSLKTLDPSFKIMDNALSGSNPNKMPDVEIRGKSSVAGLKEEYGSDPNQPLFILDGFETTLETVMNLNMNRVASVTLLKDAASTAIYGSKAANGVVVIETKAPVKGKLQISYKGDYSLDFADLSDYNLMNSREKLEFEKLAGVYKDNTNDPFNQIKLDNLYNSRLRDIEQGVDTYWLSVPLRTGFTHKHNVYAEGGEGNVRYGLGLNFGQVNGVMKGSDRQTLGGNLDLIYRTGKFQFSNKLSIDYLETNNPTVSFSEYAYANPYYRKYGADGKINKYLYYPEEGLNDNPVSNPLWNAHLNNYDKGQRFGFTNNFIAEWFATDDLRVRGKFGITKYDDTQDQRLSPEHTDFDDQEATQKGLFKHSLQKYLYYEGDLSATYGKLIAEKHQINAVLGFNFSNTTSKTNGYSATGFTDDQFDAPSFANNYPTGGKPSYSENIKHASSFYLNGGYAYDNRYLLDFNLRNDGASMFGTDNRFRTTWSVGLGWNIHNEEWMQENGIFQMLKLRASVGNPGNQNFSAYQAYTTYMFNSLMTNVFGTGVIINSLGNNDLAWQETINYNVGADITTLGNRLNLTLDYYIKNTDPLLAIITTPGSMGVTSEALNAGKQKTNGWEATIKFSPIYMPHERINWNISLSATHSKSKYANIGNAFSALNESGKTGLHNTTRYYDGGSPTAIWAVRSAGIDPATGKELFIKRDGTYSFTYDASDEVVCGDTEPDVEGLLGTTFYYKGFSFSCFFRYQYGGQLFNSSLFDKVENIGTADIYNNQDRRALYDRWSINNRNAQFKGISMVQKTDKSSRFVMDENTLTCESINLGYEFPLNIAKKFGMQALSVQANMNDIFRWSTVKAERGIDYPFARTVSFSIGATF